Below is a window of bacterium DNA.
AATGATTCCTTTCATTGTGCCGAAAATAGTGCCAATAATTTTGCTCGGCATCGTATATAATTCAACCCGACGAATTTTCCCCTGAAGATAGAGTGTAGTGGTACTAAATAACCCGCGCACGATAATAAAAATCAGACCGAACGCAATACCTTCAGGTAATGAGGTGGTTGCCGTCCAGTATTCTCTGAAAATATCCGCAAGCCATTCGTAATTAGTTAAAGCCGCGAACGCTGAAATAATCGATGCCATGAAATTGAATGATTCGAGTAACGCGCCATTTAAGTGCCCGCGATGCCCGAGAATAAAAATTAAAATAATAATATCGAGGATATAAATAAACCGAATGACCAATTCCATAATAAATAGTGAAATTGTATCTTTTGTAACGCATTGAACGTCCTCAACGGCATTCGAATAACCGTTTACCGTTAAAGATTCCGTTCGTTCCCCTATCAGGGTTATGCGTGCATGTTATGTGGATATCGCTTGAGCGACTTCTTCTAACGTGGTTGTGCCACGCTTTGCTTTAATGATTCCATCTTCAGCCAAAGTTTGCATCCCATTTTTTATTGCCGTCGAACGAATAATCACTGCGGATTCTTTTCGGTCAATCATTTCTCGGATCATATCATCAATAATCAGCAATTCAAATATCCCGGTTCGTCCACTATATCCGGTATATTTGCAGAGTTCGCATCCTTTTCCAGAGAATAATGGTGTATTGAGTGGGAGATTGAATTCTTCCAGTAGTTCTTTTTTCGGGGTATGCGGTTCTTTACAATGTTGACAGATACACCGCACCAGACGTTGCGCCATCACGGCGAGCAACGACCCTGAAATAAGATACGGTTCGACCCCGATATCCATCAATCGGATAATTGTGCCGACCGCATCGTTGGTATGTAACGTTGAAAAAATCAAATGACCGGTTAACGCTGCTTGAATTGCAATTTGTGCGGTTTCCGCGTCGCGAATTTCACCGACCATAATCACATCCGGATCCTGGCGGAGAATAGAACGGATTCCACTCGCAAAAGTGATATCCGCTTTCGGATTAATTGGAATTTGGTTGATACCATCGAGTTGATATTCGACCGGTTCTTCGATGGTAATAATGTTTTTCGATTTCACATCGAGTGCGGATAATGCAGAATATAGCGTCGAAGTTTTTCCACAACCGGTTGGTCCAGTAACTAGAATCATTCCTTGCGGTCGTTCGATAAGACGTCGGAATTTGGTTAATACTTCCGGTTGAATTCCTAACGAATCCAGTGCTAGTAAATATCCTTTTCGGTCTAACAGGCGTAACGCTAGTTTTTCACCATAAATAGTAGGAGACGTGCTGACGCGGATATCAATTCTCGTATCATTGAATTCGACTTGGAACCGACCATCGAGTGGTTTCCGCCGTTCAGCAATATCCAAATCTGCCATAACTTTTATACACGGAATTATCCCAGATTGCAATTCTTTAGGCGGACCGACAATTTCGTGTAGTACACCATCTATCCGGTAGCGTACCCGCAACGATTCTGCTTCCGGTTCGAGATGGATATCGGTTGCTCGGTCGAGAATCGCATTCGCGATGAGCATTTTCGCTGCACGAATTGACGACCATTGATCTTCAATGCCGGGGATATCCGCTTGAGTCATCATTTCTTTTCCGATAATCCGGAGACTACGTTCATCAAATTTTCGTAAGGAGTCAACGAAGATATTGCTCA
It encodes the following:
- a CDS encoding CvpA family protein, which produces MELVIRFIYILDIIILIFILGHRGHLNGALLESFNFMASIISAFAALTNYEWLADIFREYWTATTSLPEGIAFGLIFIIVRGLFSTTTLYLQGKIRRVELYTMPSKIIGTIFGTMKGIIIASVVLVFLHYSLPAEHLLAKPLDTDFIVQKTMKLCPKVYNIFVNLAGADKLGFRDL
- a CDS encoding GspE/PulE family protein, which codes for MDEIIFINIVLGILATVTIGWVWFVCWVNADQLERKQKPHFWNTITLFTGPVGYVMYLLSKVESKNRCPTCGYKLPRTKTKLAVCPKCHHPLSAAVVSNIFVDSLRKFDERSLRIIGKEMMTQADIPGIEDQWSSIRAAKMLIANAILDRATDIHLEPEAESLRVRYRIDGVLHEIVGPPKELQSGIIPCIKVMADLDIAERRKPLDGRFQVEFNDTRIDIRVSTSPTIYGEKLALRLLDRKGYLLALDSLGIQPEVLTKFRRLIERPQGMILVTGPTGCGKTSTLYSALSALDVKSKNIITIEEPVEYQLDGINQIPINPKADITFASGIRSILRQDPDVIMVGEIRDAETAQIAIQAALTGHLIFSTLHTNDAVGTIIRLMDIGVEPYLISGSLLAVMAQRLVRCICQHCKEPHTPKKELLEEFNLPLNTPLFSGKGCELCKYTGYSGRTGIFELLIIDDMIREMIDRKESAVIIRSTAIKNGMQTLAEDGIIKAKRGTTTLEEVAQAIST